The sequence TCAACGCCCCGCTCTGACGCCCGGCGTTCCTCACGGCTCGTCCTGGGGGGAGACGACGATCCTGTTCGCCGCGGCCTCGCGGGCGAAGGCGACGATCGCATCCGCGCGCTCCTGCGGCATCTCGTCGAAGCGCACGCCGATTCCGGGCATCGAATACGGGTCGCCCCAGGGGACGACCCGGCGGACGACGCCCGCGATCGGCGCCGCGCCCGCGACGTCGGGCAGGACGAACGTCGCGCGCTCTCCCGCCTCCCACGGCTCGACGCAGTAGAGGAAGCAGCCGGAGAGGGAGACGTCCACGACGACCGTCTTCGAGGCCGAGGCGGCGTCGAAGGCCGGCCCGCGGCAGAGGAGGGCGGGGAGCGACGCCGCGATCCGCGCCTCCGAGCGCAGTTTCCGCGCGCGGAAGACGGCGCAGTCCCGCGCGACGAACGTGCCGAGGCCGCCGAGTTCCCCTTCGGTCTTGCCGAAGTAGAGCGCGAACGCCTTGCCGGCGGCGGCGTCCCACCGCACGCGGACGACCGGATAGAGATCGACGAGATGCCGGATGATCCCCTTGCCGATCCGGTCGGCGGCGACGAGGGTCGGCACGTCGAGCGCCAGCCCGTTGACCGGCTCGCGGAACAGCGTCTCCCGCATCTCGACCGGGTTCGCCGCCGTCAGGCAGGCCGCGCCGCACGCCTCGATCTCCGCGCGCAGCGCGTCGCAGGCCGGTCCCGGCCGAGCCATCAGGATCAGGCGGACGTCCCGCATGCGGCCTCGCGGCAATTTCCCCGGTCGAAGATAAAGTGCCTTTCGGCGGCCCGCGCGACAACACGCGCGCGCCGTCGCGGACGCGTCCGCCGCGGAAAGTGCGAGATCGGACGACGCCGCGCGCCGATCAGTCGCCGAAGACGGCGACGCGTCCCCTCGGCCGAAGGGACGCGTCGTCCGCCGTCCGGGACTCAGGGGTTCCGCAGGTCCACTTCGCGGACCCAGACGCCGCCGCTCGACGCGGCCCGCCCGGCGAGGCGCGAGGCCAGTTCGGCGAAGCGGCTGCGCCGCGCGGCCGGCGACGCCCCCTCGGCCGGCAGCGCGCCGAGACCGCCCAGACCGCGGAACCGTTCCGCGGCGGAACGGGTCATCGCCAGCGCGATCGTCGGCTCGTCCTCGCGCGGCCGCGCCATCGCGGCCGTTTCCTTCTCGAACTCGGTCCAGCGTTCGCGGCTGGCGACGATCAGCATCCGCTCCGTGCCCCCGGCGCTGGTGACCTTCCAGGCGACCGGCTCGCCCGGCGTTCCGTCGGGCCCTCTGACCGGGCCGGGGAGGACGTGCGGCCCGGCGGGGAGCGGGTTGCCGAGGACCGCGCCGGCCAGCGGGAAGAGGAGGAACGAGTCGCCGGCGGCGTCGATGTCCACG comes from bacterium and encodes:
- a CDS encoding PilZ domain-containing protein; the encoded protein is MRDVRLILMARPGPACDALRAEIEACGAACLTAANPVEMRETLFREPVNGLALDVPTLVAADRIGKGIIRHLVDLYPVVRVRWDAAAGKAFALYFGKTEGELGGLGTFVARDCAVFRARKLRSEARIAASLPALLCRGPAFDAASASKTVVVDVSLSGCFLYCVEPWEAGERATFVLPDVAGAAPIAGVVRRVVPWGDPYSMPGIGVRFDEMPQERADAIVAFAREAAANRIVVSPQDEP
- a CDS encoding DUF4384 domain-containing protein — its product is ASSAAAPAATGALPSVKELLGAAAADFTAEATFFRTDASGARQALLPGAQLSLGDLITMEFKASAPVHLYVVDIDAAGDSFLLFPLAGAVLGNPLPAGPHVLPGPVRGPDGTPGEPVAWKVTSAGGTERMLIVASRERWTEFEKETAAMARPREDEPTIALAMTRSAAERFRGLGGLGALPAEGASPAARRSRFAELASRLAGRAASSGGVWVREVDLRNP